GAAACACCACTTTTGTGTCTCCTTAGCCTACCTAAGATGACTCTTCTCTGTTCCTGTTGTGTGTTGAAAGGttttgtcctttttttttttgtctaggATAATGAGTTGATCCGTTTGAAGCGAGAGGCTAAGTTGAAAGGAGGGTTCTACGTTGATCCTGAGGCAAAGCTTCTCTTTATCATTCGTATCCGTGGGTATGTTGTTACACAAGTTGTTAGCCAACTAGTTTGATGTGTGTCTTTACATGGctgtatgttttttttcttttttgcagtATCAATGCCATTGACCCGAAAACCAAGAAAATTCTGCAGCTCCTGCGTTTGAGACAAGTAAGGCAGTGATAGATATTTTTGTCATTACGTTTTAAGTGGATGATCATCTTTTAAAAGAGGTTAGAATGTTAACTTGTGGTGTATTCATTTTGTGTAGATCTTCAATGGTGTGTTCCTTAAGGTGAACAAGGCAACAATCAACATGTTGCGTCGTGTTGAGCCTTACGTGACTTACGGGTACCTCATTCTCATTCTCTCTTTCTATTAAGCAACAGCAAGAATATGATCTTTTTAAGGGAATGATGATATCATCTCTCTCATGTGCAGATACCCAAACTTGAAGAGTGTCAAGGAGCTGATCTACAAGAGGGGTTATGGAAAGCTGAACCATCAGAGGATAGCACTTACTGACAACTCGATAGTAGCTGAAGGTCTAGGCAAGCACGAGATCATCTGTGTGGAGGATCTGATCCACGAGATCATGACCGTTGGACCTCACTTCAAAGAAGCCAACAACTTCCTTTGGCCATTCCAGTTGAAGGCGCCGCTCGGTGGACTTAAGAAGAAGAGGAACCACTACGTTGAAGGTGGTGATGCTGGAAACAGGGAAAATTTCATCAACGAGCTTGTCAGGAGGATGAATTGATGGAAACTTCCTTCTTTCTCTTTCCCCATTTCATAGATTTTTGGTTGGATCTGAGGTTTTTTTCCCTTGTATCAGAGACCGTATTATCTTTGTTGGAGATTAGGCTTTGATTAGTTTGCTCTGTTTGCCAAGTTTGTGGTTTTTACATAATGTTCTTCTCAACAAAGTGTTAGATTGTTCTTGAACTGGCATGTTCCCTGACTGGTAACCAATTTGGTTTTC
The nucleotide sequence above comes from Raphanus sativus cultivar WK10039 unplaced genomic scaffold, ASM80110v3 Scaffold0513, whole genome shotgun sequence. Encoded proteins:
- the LOC108834392 gene encoding 60S ribosomal protein L7-3 gives rise to the protein MSDSKMVVPESVLKKIKREEEWALAKKQEAEAAKKKSVVTRKLIFKRAEQYAKEYAEKDNELIRLKREAKLKGGFYVDPEAKLLFIIRIRGINAIDPKTKKILQLLRLRQIFNGVFLKVNKATINMLRRVEPYVTYGYPNLKSVKELIYKRGYGKLNHQRIALTDNSIVAEGLGKHEIICVEDLIHEIMTVGPHFKEANNFLWPFQLKAPLGGLKKKRNHYVEGGDAGNRENFINELVRRMN